In Elusimicrobiota bacterium, the genomic stretch GTCGAGATCTGCGTGTCGTCCATGGTCACTGTCATGGACCCATGCTACCATGCCGTCCCGGCTGCTCAACGAGCCCATCCCAGGCTCATCTTGCGTGAGAAACAGCATTAGTTCAGGCTCATCTTGCGTGAGACAAGTCTAAGAGCCGCGCCGTCCGAGCCATGTCTGCTATAATACGAATTATGCGCGCCCTCATTCAGAGAGTGTCGCGGGCCAGCGTGCGTCTGCCCGGCGGGGAGACCCGCGCCATCGGCAAAGGCCTGCTCATCTATCTCGGGGTCGGCAAAGGCGACGGGGAGCAAGCCGCGGCCAGACTCGTAGAAAAGATAATTAATCTCAGGATCTTTTCCAACTCTGACAACAAATTCGACAGGTCCCTGCTAGATGAGAAAGGCTCGGCCTTGGTCATCTCCCAGTTCACCCTTTTCGCCAACACCAGAGGCGGCCGGCGGCCCGATTTCACCGCCGCAGCCCACCCGGACCTCGCCCGCCCCCTCTGCGAGCGCTTCAGCCAGCTGCTCCGCGCAGCGGGCGTGCCCGTGGCCGCCGGGGAGTTCGGCGCCCACATGGAGATCGATTCCCTCAACGACGGCCCGGTCACCATCTGGCTCGACTCCGACGCGATATAGGCCCAGGCCTGGGCCCGCCCCCTACCCTAAGGGCCCATTTTGACCCTTGACCGCGGACAATGAGGCGCATCAATGGGCCTGCTTGATGCCCGTCATCACGCTCTTGCCCTCTTCCGCGGTATCCTATAGGCATGAAAAGAAACTTCTGGCTGATCCTGGCGGTCCTCTCCCTCCTGGGGATGATCATCATGCCCGGCACAGCCCATTCCGCGGTGATCGCGGTCCCGACCGCTCTGCCCACCATCGATGTTCCCCGGATCGCCTTTCCTAATTATCCGCTCCCCCTGGTGAGCATCAGGCAGCCCCAGATCCAACTCGTCGCGCCGCAGCTTCGAATCAGCCTGGTCCCGACCGTGGTCCCGACCGTGATCC encodes the following:
- the dtd gene encoding D-aminoacyl-tRNA deacylase — its product is MRALIQRVSRASVRLPGGETRAIGKGLLIYLGVGKGDGEQAAARLVEKIINLRIFSNSDNKFDRSLLDEKGSALVISQFTLFANTRGGRRPDFTAAAHPDLARPLCERFSQLLRAAGVPVAAGEFGAHMEIDSLNDGPVTIWLDSDAI